One Pseudomonas entomophila genomic window carries:
- a CDS encoding SelT/SelW/SelH family protein, translated as MATAKPEIVITYCTQCQWLLRAAWLAQELLSTFSDDLGRVALEPGTGGIFRITCDGVQIWERKADGGFPEAKVLKQRVRDQIDPQRDLGHNDR; from the coding sequence ATGGCGACTGCCAAGCCGGAAATTGTCATCACTTACTGCACCCAGTGCCAATGGTTGCTGCGTGCCGCCTGGCTGGCCCAGGAGCTGCTCAGCACCTTCAGCGACGATCTCGGGCGGGTAGCGCTTGAGCCAGGCACCGGCGGGATCTTCCGCATCACCTGCGACGGCGTGCAGATCTGGGAGCGCAAGGCCGATGGCGGCTTCCCCGAGGCCAAGGTGCTCAAGCAGCGGGTACGGGACCAGATCGACCCGCAACGCGACCTGGGCCACAACGATCGCTGA
- a CDS encoding patatin-like phospholipase family protein yields MRRLLFCLLLTLTSLTVLAAEQARPKIGLVLSGGAARGIAHIGVLKALEEQGVRIDAIAGTSMGAVVGGLYASGYSVEELEKLATTLDWQQALSDAPPRKDVPFRRKQDDRDFLVKQKLSFRDDGSLGLPLGVIQGQNLALLLESKLAHTADIRDFDKLPIPFRAVATDIASGEKVVFRRGHLPRVIRASMSIPAVFAPVELDGRLLVDGGMTDNIPLDVVREMGVDLAIVVDIGTPLRNRKQLATVVDVLNQSITLMTRRNSEEQLASLRREDILVQPSLASFGVTDFGRAHDMIDAGYRATVALAPRLAGLRQPEADSNLAMARSPRQRTPVITAIKVENDSKVSDDVIRYYIRQPIGEPLELDRLQTDMGTLYGLDYFDQVQYRVVHKGDDNTLVINARGRRGGTDYLRLGLNLSDDLRGDSAFNLGASYRVNGINRLGAEWLTRAQIGDQQELYTEFYQPLDVGSRYFIAPYLDFGSQNVEATLDNDPVAEYRLERYGFGLNVGRQIGTYGEVRLGVGKAWGEADVRIGDQDLPKVSFDEGFYELKYSFDTFDNVYFPHSGEDIGLTVRKYDKALDSDQSYRQWLFNLDKAFSSGPNTLVLGGKYGRTLDEAEVVTSSFVFGGARQLSGFRQDSVSGQNMSLLRMVYYRRLTPRAYLPLDFPLYIGGSLERGRAWNNDNEFDSGYINAASVFLGLETPLGPLNLSYGANNAHERAVYLNLGHTF; encoded by the coding sequence ATGCGCCGCCTGCTGTTCTGCCTTTTGCTGACGCTCACCTCCCTCACCGTGCTGGCCGCCGAACAGGCCCGGCCGAAAATCGGCCTGGTGCTGTCTGGTGGTGCTGCCCGCGGCATTGCCCACATCGGCGTGCTCAAGGCCCTGGAAGAACAAGGGGTGCGCATCGATGCCATCGCCGGCACCAGCATGGGCGCGGTGGTCGGCGGACTGTACGCCTCCGGCTACAGTGTCGAGGAGCTGGAAAAGCTGGCGACCACCCTGGACTGGCAACAAGCACTGTCGGACGCGCCGCCGCGCAAGGACGTGCCCTTTCGCCGCAAGCAGGACGACCGCGACTTTCTCGTGAAGCAGAAGCTGAGCTTTCGCGACGACGGCAGCCTGGGCCTGCCGCTGGGCGTGATCCAGGGCCAGAACCTGGCACTGCTGCTGGAAAGCAAGCTGGCCCATACGGCCGACATCCGCGACTTCGACAAACTGCCCATCCCCTTCCGCGCGGTGGCCACCGACATCGCCAGCGGCGAGAAGGTGGTGTTCCGCCGCGGCCACCTGCCGAGGGTGATACGCGCCAGCATGTCGATCCCCGCGGTGTTCGCCCCGGTGGAGCTCGACGGGCGTCTGCTGGTGGATGGTGGCATGACCGACAACATCCCGCTGGATGTGGTGCGCGAAATGGGCGTGGACCTGGCCATCGTCGTCGATATCGGCACCCCGCTGCGCAACCGCAAGCAGCTGGCCACGGTGGTCGATGTGCTCAACCAGTCGATCACCCTGATGACCCGGCGCAACTCCGAAGAACAACTGGCCAGCCTGCGCCGCGAAGACATTCTGGTGCAACCGTCACTGGCGAGCTTCGGCGTCACCGATTTCGGCCGTGCCCATGACATGATCGATGCCGGCTACCGCGCCACCGTCGCACTGGCGCCACGCCTGGCCGGGCTGCGCCAGCCCGAGGCCGACAGCAACCTGGCGATGGCCCGTTCGCCCCGCCAGCGCACCCCGGTCATCACCGCGATCAAGGTGGAGAACGATTCCAAGGTCAGCGACGACGTGATCCGCTACTACATCCGCCAGCCTATCGGCGAGCCGCTGGAGCTCGACCGCCTGCAGACCGACATGGGCACCCTGTACGGGCTGGACTACTTCGACCAGGTGCAATACCGCGTGGTGCACAAAGGCGACGACAACACCCTGGTGATCAATGCTCGCGGTCGACGCGGTGGCACCGACTACCTGCGCCTGGGCCTGAACCTGTCCGACGACCTGCGTGGCGACAGCGCTTTCAACCTGGGGGCCAGCTACCGGGTCAACGGCATCAACCGCCTTGGCGCCGAATGGTTGACCCGCGCCCAGATCGGCGACCAGCAGGAGTTGTATACCGAGTTCTATCAGCCGCTGGATGTCGGTTCGCGCTACTTCATTGCGCCCTACCTCGACTTCGGCTCGCAGAACGTCGAGGCCACCCTCGACAACGACCCGGTCGCCGAGTACCGCCTGGAGCGCTATGGGTTCGGCCTCAATGTCGGGCGGCAGATCGGCACCTATGGCGAGGTGCGCCTGGGCGTGGGCAAGGCCTGGGGCGAGGCCGACGTTCGCATCGGCGACCAGGACCTGCCCAAAGTCAGCTTCGACGAAGGGTTCTATGAGCTCAAGTATTCCTTCGACACCTTCGACAACGTCTACTTCCCCCACAGCGGCGAGGACATTGGCCTGACGGTGCGCAAGTACGACAAGGCGCTGGACTCGGACCAGAGCTACCGACAGTGGCTGTTCAACCTGGACAAAGCGTTCAGCAGCGGACCGAACACCCTGGTGCTGGGGGGCAAGTACGGGCGCACGCTGGATGAAGCCGAGGTGGTCACCTCGAGCTTCGTGTTCGGTGGCGCGCGGCAGCTGTCGGGCTTTCGCCAGGACTCGGTCTCCGGGCAGAACATGAGCTTGCTGCGCATGGTCTACTACCGCCGCCTGACGCCGCGCGCCTATCTGCCGCTGGACTTCCCGCTGTATATCGGCGGGTCACTGGAGCGTGGGCGGGCGTGGAACAACGACAACGAGTTCGACAGCGGCTACATCAATGCGGCGAGTGTGTTCCTGGGACTGGAAACGCCGCTGGGGCCGTTGAACCTGAGTTATGGGGCCAACAATGCCCATGAGCGGGCGGTATACCTGAACCTGGGGCATACCTTCTGA
- a CDS encoding MarR family transcriptional regulator, which produces MPLTDNQHRFGMQLAQMSRGWRAELDRRLAGLNLSQARWLVLLHLARFDEAPTQRELAQSVGVEGPTLARLLDSLEGQGLVRRQAVMEDRRAKKILLCPPAKPLIDQIETIANALRAELFTGVDEADLEVCMRVHAKILGNLEKS; this is translated from the coding sequence ATGCCCCTGACCGACAACCAACACCGCTTCGGCATGCAGCTGGCCCAGATGTCCCGGGGTTGGCGCGCCGAACTGGACCGCCGCCTGGCCGGGCTCAACCTCTCCCAGGCGCGTTGGCTGGTGCTGCTGCACCTGGCGCGTTTCGACGAGGCCCCCACCCAGCGTGAGCTGGCCCAGAGTGTCGGCGTCGAAGGCCCGACCCTGGCCCGCCTGCTGGACAGCCTGGAAGGCCAGGGCCTGGTGCGCCGCCAGGCGGTGATGGAAGACCGCCGTGCCAAGAAGATCCTGCTGTGCCCGCCGGCCAAGCCGCTGATCGACCAGATCGAGACCATCGCCAACGCCTTGCGCGCCGAGCTGTTCACCGGGGTCGACGAGGCTGACCTGGAAGTGTGCATGCGGGTGCATGCGAAGATCCTCGGTAACCTCGAAAAGTCCTGA
- the recQ gene encoding DNA helicase RecQ: MLEQAQRVLKDVFGYDSFRGRQAAIIECVAGGGDALVLMPTGGGKSLCFQVPGLLRPGLTVVVSPLIALMDDQVATLDELGVAAAALNSTLSAEQQRDLAGRLRRGEVKMLYLAPERLVQPRMLEFLRGLDIALFAIDEAHCVSQWGHDFRPEYLQLGQLAELFPHVPRIALTATADMRTREEIVQRLHLQGAERFLSSFDRPNIFYRIVPKESPRKQLMAFLGERRGNAGIVYCLSRKKVDETAAFLCDQGFPALPYHAGLAAETRAANQHRFLNEEGLIMVATIAFGMGIDKPNVRFVAHLDLPKSLEAYYQETGRAGRDGLPSDAWMAYGLQDMVMLKQMLQNSEGDERHKRIEQHKLDAMLALCEETRCRRQSLLAYFDEVLEQPCGHCDNCVDQVQTWDATEPARQALSTVFRTGQRYGVGHLVDVLLGKDTEKVRNFGHEKLSVFGVGKPLAEAEWRSLFRQLVARGLVDIDLEGYGGLRLSDSCRPLLRGEVTLQLRRDLKPQTVAKASGGSGGSPASQLVRAEERELWEALRTLRRKLAEEHSVPPYVIFPDSTLLEMLRSMPTSLSDMAQVSGVGARKLERYGQAFLEVLNGSGGTEEAPKVVLDLRHELVSLARAGMTPAQIAGQLNCSEKNVYSLLAEAIGRQELGLEQALDLPEDLMMEVQDAFLDGEGELPPVSAVAPLFGARVPEGVLYCVRAALAVEFGL; this comes from the coding sequence ATGCTCGAACAGGCTCAGCGCGTCCTCAAGGATGTCTTCGGTTACGACAGTTTCCGCGGGCGCCAGGCTGCGATCATCGAATGTGTGGCAGGGGGCGGCGACGCCCTGGTGCTGATGCCCACCGGCGGCGGCAAGTCGCTGTGCTTCCAGGTGCCGGGCTTGCTGCGCCCGGGCTTGACGGTGGTGGTATCACCGCTGATCGCGCTGATGGACGACCAGGTCGCCACCCTCGACGAGCTGGGCGTGGCCGCCGCCGCGCTGAACTCCACCCTCAGCGCCGAGCAGCAGCGCGACCTGGCCGGGCGCCTGCGCCGTGGCGAGGTGAAGATGCTCTACCTGGCGCCGGAGCGCCTGGTGCAGCCGCGCATGCTGGAATTCCTGCGTGGCCTCGACATTGCCCTGTTCGCCATCGACGAAGCCCACTGTGTTTCGCAATGGGGCCACGACTTCCGCCCGGAATACCTGCAACTGGGCCAGCTCGCCGAGCTGTTCCCCCATGTGCCGCGCATCGCCCTGACCGCCACCGCCGACATGCGTACCCGCGAGGAGATCGTCCAGCGCCTGCACCTGCAGGGCGCCGAGCGCTTCCTGTCGAGCTTCGACCGGCCGAACATCTTCTACCGCATCGTGCCCAAGGAGTCGCCGCGCAAGCAGTTGATGGCGTTTCTCGGCGAACGACGCGGCAACGCCGGCATTGTCTACTGCCTGTCGCGCAAGAAGGTCGACGAGACCGCCGCGTTTCTTTGCGACCAGGGCTTCCCGGCGCTGCCGTATCACGCGGGCCTGGCCGCCGAGACCCGTGCGGCCAACCAGCATCGCTTCCTCAACGAGGAAGGCTTGATCATGGTCGCCACCATCGCCTTCGGCATGGGCATCGACAAGCCCAACGTGCGCTTCGTCGCCCACCTCGACCTGCCCAAATCGCTCGAGGCCTATTACCAGGAAACCGGCCGTGCCGGCCGTGACGGCCTGCCGTCGGACGCCTGGATGGCCTACGGCCTGCAGGACATGGTGATGCTCAAGCAGATGCTGCAAAATTCCGAGGGCGACGAGCGCCACAAACGCATCGAGCAGCACAAGCTCGACGCCATGCTGGCCCTGTGCGAGGAAACCCGCTGCCGCCGCCAGTCGCTGCTGGCCTACTTCGATGAAGTGCTGGAGCAGCCCTGCGGCCATTGCGACAACTGCGTCGACCAGGTGCAGACCTGGGATGCCACCGAGCCTGCGCGCCAGGCCTTGTCGACTGTGTTCCGCACCGGCCAGCGTTATGGCGTGGGCCACCTGGTCGATGTGCTGCTGGGCAAGGACACCGAGAAGGTGCGCAATTTCGGTCACGAGAAACTGTCGGTATTCGGTGTCGGCAAGCCGTTGGCCGAGGCGGAGTGGCGCTCGCTGTTTCGCCAGCTGGTGGCGCGCGGCCTGGTGGATATCGACCTGGAAGGCTACGGCGGCCTGCGCCTGTCCGACAGCTGCCGGCCGCTGCTGCGTGGCGAAGTGACGCTGCAGCTGCGCCGCGACCTCAAGCCGCAGACGGTGGCCAAGGCCTCCGGCGGCAGTGGCGGCAGCCCGGCCAGCCAGCTGGTGCGCGCCGAGGAGCGCGAGCTGTGGGAGGCGTTGCGCACCCTGCGGCGCAAGCTGGCCGAGGAGCACAGCGTGCCGCCCTACGTCATCTTCCCCGACTCGACCCTGCTGGAGATGCTGCGCAGCATGCCCACCAGCCTCAGCGACATGGCCCAGGTCAGCGGCGTCGGCGCGCGCAAGCTGGAGCGCTACGGCCAGGCGTTCCTCGAAGTGCTCAATGGCAGTGGTGGCACGGAGGAGGCGCCCAAGGTGGTGCTGGACCTGCGCCACGAGCTGGTCAGCCTGGCCCGCGCCGGCATGACCCCAGCGCAGATCGCCGGGCAGCTCAATTGCAGCGAGAAGAATGTCTACAGCCTGCTTGCCGAAGCCATCGGCCGCCAGGAGCTGGGCCTGGAGCAGGCGCTGGATCTGCCGGAAGACCTGATGATGGAAGTGCAGGATGCCTTCCTCGATGGCGAGGGCGAGCTGCCACCGGTTTCTGCCGTGGCGCCGCTGTTCGGCGCGCGGGTGCCGGAAGGTGTCTTGTATTGCGTCAGGGCGGCGTTGGCGGTGGAGTTCGGGCTCTGA
- a CDS encoding YecA family protein — translation MSFAEQLTRLQAFLDADELHEEALDYVAAHGYLTALSICSEEVPEREWIDALFAEEPHYTSDAQRTEIEATLVALKGHIARQLASDEEFDLPCDLDLTDEPDDSDLRGWCIGFMEGVFLREEAWFENAEEEVSEMLLPIMVGSGLFDEQPEFEDIAKNANLQDDMIVQIPEALSALFLLLHAPDEKPALLKPRHH, via the coding sequence ATGTCCTTCGCCGAGCAACTGACCCGCCTGCAAGCCTTCCTCGACGCCGATGAGCTGCACGAAGAAGCGCTGGACTACGTCGCCGCACACGGCTACCTGACCGCGCTGTCGATCTGCTCGGAGGAAGTTCCAGAACGCGAATGGATCGACGCGCTGTTCGCCGAAGAGCCGCACTACACCAGCGATGCCCAGCGCACCGAGATCGAAGCCACCCTGGTCGCGCTCAAGGGCCACATCGCCCGCCAGCTGGCCAGCGACGAGGAATTCGACCTGCCCTGCGACCTGGACCTGACCGACGAGCCGGACGATTCCGACCTGCGCGGCTGGTGCATCGGCTTCATGGAGGGCGTGTTCCTGCGTGAAGAGGCCTGGTTCGAGAACGCCGAGGAAGAAGTCAGCGAGATGCTGCTCCCGATCATGGTCGGTTCCGGCCTGTTCGACGAGCAGCCGGAGTTCGAGGACATCGCCAAGAACGCCAACCTGCAGGACGACATGATCGTGCAGATCCCCGAGGCGCTGAGTGCGCTGTTCCTGCTGCTGCATGCCCCGGACGAGAAACCTGCCCTGCTCAAGCCGCGCCACCACTGA
- a CDS encoding YbaN family protein, producing the protein MRYLLLAIGWLSVALGVAGIFLPVLPTTPFLLLAAACFARSSPRFHDWLVNHPRLGPWIRDYLSGEGIPLKGKVYAIGLMWASISLSCYLVPLFWARAFMLTSAVLVSAWILKQKTLHRPG; encoded by the coding sequence GTGCGCTACCTGCTGCTGGCCATCGGCTGGCTCAGTGTCGCGCTGGGGGTGGCGGGGATCTTCCTGCCGGTGTTGCCCACCACCCCATTCCTGCTGCTGGCCGCGGCCTGCTTTGCCCGCAGCTCGCCGCGCTTCCATGATTGGCTGGTCAACCACCCCAGGCTTGGCCCATGGATTCGCGACTACCTCAGTGGCGAAGGCATTCCGCTCAAGGGCAAGGTCTACGCCATCGGCCTGATGTGGGCGAGCATCAGCCTGTCGTGCTATCTAGTGCCGCTGTTCTGGGCGCGTGCGTTCATGCTGACCAGCGCGGTGCTGGTCAGCGCCTGGATTCTCAAGCAGAAGACGCTGCACCGGCCGGGCTGA